One window from the genome of Magnolia sinica isolate HGM2019 chromosome 4, MsV1, whole genome shotgun sequence encodes:
- the LOC131244488 gene encoding protein SHORT ROOT IN SALT MEDIUM 1-like, which translates to MNGISSHALKELCSDKSSDDKIPHLNIIPRFAIIRKDCSFMAIGGPWNATQDGGDPLVDDSSLVQSALRHVKYLTQLDLRDSQHWNRFLEAGNDEEVADLQGKHDKETTDGIKKMEEPTDEVKSEDKTAETNEQ; encoded by the exons ATGAATGGTATCAGTAGCCATGCTCTGAAGGAGCTATGTTCTGATAAAAGTTCCGATGACAAGATACCCCATCTTAATATTATCCCGAGGTTTGCAATTATCAGGAAAGATTGTTCCTTCATGGCAATTGGAGGCCCATGGAATGCAACTCaggatggtggagatcccttggTTGATGATTCCTCCTTGGTTCAGTCAGCTCTTAG ACATGTGAAATATTTAACCCAACTTGATCTGCGAGATTCCCAGCACTGGAATCGGTTTCTTGAG GCAGGAAATGATGAAGAGGTAGCTGATCTGCAAGGCAAGCATGACAAGGAGACAACTGATGGCATAAAAAAAATGGAGGAACCCACAGATGAAGTAAAGAGTGAAGATAAAACAGCTGAGACAAATGAGCAATGA